The following coding sequences are from one Methanococcoides orientis window:
- a CDS encoding NifB/NifX family molybdenum-iron cluster-binding protein — protein sequence MKVCVPSAKNGGLEDNVGQHFGMVPTYTVLDTETNDVQIVENTSQHNGGVGLPPELLSEAGVHVMLCGGLGTKAVNMFSEFGIEVFVGAQGTVETAISDWKEGNLASPNSENVCQGHDHDHDHQH from the coding sequence ATGAAAGTATGCGTACCTTCTGCAAAAAATGGTGGATTGGAAGATAATGTCGGACAGCACTTTGGAATGGTTCCGACCTATACTGTACTGGATACAGAAACAAATGATGTCCAGATCGTAGAGAACACAAGCCAGCACAACGGAGGCGTTGGACTGCCACCGGAACTACTATCAGAAGCAGGTGTCCATGTAATGCTTTGTGGAGGACTTGGAACAAAAGCTGTTAACATGTTCTCGGAATTTGGGATCGAGGTCTTCGTTGGAGCACAGGGAACTGTAGAAACAGCGATCAGCGATTGGAAAGAAGGCAACCTTGCAAGTCCAAACAGTGAAAATGTCTGCCAGGGACACGATCACGACCATGATCACCAACACTGA
- the pylB gene encoding methylornithine synthase PylB, giving the protein MFKNMDNEDLDNYAEQIIDGAQLSDDDIRRLLETQSPDEIEKLHYVARRIRDNFFGNKVFMYSFVYFSTYCKNKCTFCYYRNANEIDRYRLSVEDIRKICQVIKTEDVHMVDLTMGEDPYFHNKPERLAEFVRTVREEVGKPIMISPGVVDDDTLEMLRDNGANFLALYQETYDMELYKQLRVEQSFEGRINSRNHAKRIGYCVEDGILTEVEPDIESTIISLRGLATSDPDMVRVMTFLPQHGTPLEGKEIKDSSSELKIISILRLLYPDKLIPASLDLEGIDGMVHRLNAGANVVTSIISSNSSLEGVVNYDREHAERDRDVKSVIARLKTMGMEPAEQCEFEKLLGR; this is encoded by the coding sequence TTGTTTAAGAACATGGATAACGAAGACCTTGACAACTATGCAGAGCAGATCATAGACGGGGCACAGTTATCCGATGATGATATCAGGAGACTTCTTGAGACACAAAGTCCTGATGAAATTGAAAAGCTGCACTATGTAGCACGACGTATCAGGGACAATTTCTTCGGAAATAAGGTGTTCATGTACAGCTTTGTGTACTTCTCTACATACTGCAAGAACAAATGCACATTCTGTTACTATCGGAATGCAAATGAAATTGACAGATACCGTCTTAGCGTAGAAGACATCAGGAAGATCTGCCAGGTGATCAAGACCGAAGATGTACACATGGTCGACCTCACAATGGGAGAAGACCCATACTTCCACAACAAACCTGAACGGCTGGCAGAGTTTGTCAGGACCGTGAGGGAAGAGGTCGGAAAGCCGATCATGATATCCCCCGGAGTTGTTGACGATGATACCCTTGAAATGCTCAGGGACAACGGTGCCAACTTCCTTGCCTTGTATCAGGAAACATATGACATGGAACTGTACAAGCAACTAAGGGTTGAGCAATCATTTGAAGGCAGGATCAATTCAAGGAACCATGCTAAAAGGATCGGCTACTGTGTTGAGGATGGTATCCTGACAGAGGTCGAACCGGACATTGAATCCACCATCATATCATTAAGAGGACTGGCAACATCCGATCCGGATATGGTACGGGTCATGACATTCCTCCCACAGCATGGAACACCACTGGAAGGAAAGGAAATAAAGGACAGCTCATCAGAACTGAAGATAATATCCATACTCCGCCTTCTCTACCCGGACAAGCTTATTCCGGCATCACTTGACCTTGAGGGTATCGATGGAATGGTTCACAGGCTCAACGCAGGAGCAAACGTTGTCACATCCATAATATCTTCCAACTCATCCCTCGAAGGTGTCGTTAACTACGACAGAGAACATGCCGAAAGGGACAGGGATGTTAAGAGCGTCATCGCCAGACTGAAGACAATGGGCATGGAGCCCGCAGAACAATGCGAGTTCGAGAAGTTGTTGGGGCGATAG
- the pylD gene encoding 3-methylornithyl-N6-L-lysine dehydrogenase PylD, with protein MALLTPEDLEDLLNKLNMNNNIIKEATGMDIAQICEAVYGTTPEKQKVGIVPITSGNGIIGNFSASLLAITEYFGLEGFIAEHPDITGYHQAVAGGADIILMADDHIFIAHNLRNGKIATNHVCTGVIYSEIASRYKHADSKDVLVIGLGRVGYAGASHLVEKGFNVYACDPNTDFMNKAIEELGVKAYDVDKPRKFSMVFEATPNANTISEGMIAERCLVSTPGIPCALPDELVEKYDIDLVMEPLVIGVAAMLYSVF; from the coding sequence ATGGCACTATTGACACCTGAAGACCTGGAAGACCTGTTGAACAAGCTCAACATGAACAATAACATCATCAAAGAAGCCACCGGAATGGATATTGCACAGATATGCGAGGCAGTCTATGGTACAACCCCAGAGAAACAGAAAGTAGGGATCGTACCCATAACTTCCGGCAACGGCATAATCGGAAATTTCTCGGCATCCTTGCTTGCAATAACCGAATATTTCGGACTTGAAGGTTTTATTGCCGAGCATCCTGACATAACAGGATACCATCAGGCAGTGGCAGGTGGTGCGGACATAATACTGATGGCAGATGACCATATCTTCATTGCCCACAACCTTAGGAATGGTAAGATAGCAACCAACCATGTATGCACCGGCGTGATCTACTCGGAAATAGCTTCAAGGTACAAGCATGCCGATTCAAAGGATGTACTGGTCATAGGCCTTGGACGTGTGGGTTATGCCGGCGCGTCACATCTTGTAGAAAAGGGATTCAACGTATATGCTTGTGATCCGAACACCGATTTCATGAACAAGGCAATTGAAGAGCTTGGTGTGAAGGCATATGATGTTGACAAACCGAGGAAGTTCTCAATGGTCTTTGAGGCAACACCAAATGCAAATACCATATCAGAAGGAATGATCGCAGAACGCTGTCTTGTATCAACACCCGGGATCCCATGCGCCCTACCGGATGAACTTGTTGAAAAGTATGATATCGACCTTGTAATGGAACCACTGGTAATTGGAGTAGCAGCAATGCTCTATTCAGTTTTCTAA
- a CDS encoding PGF-pre-PGF domain-containing protein, which produces MRPVTIITLTILIFCIANVALAIPSDDNSPAINETIIPAPELAPLNPAFIEYMEKLEENEDRQDFIKSSSLSTGESIKERYPVNGLIPSPVDNSHIYRTYSSDANDIFFLSASEETLPSYYDLRNESRVTPVRNQATSGSCWAFAAYASLESCMIPDSGFYDFSENHLKNIMSENYSEGYDQDPNIDGGNCNKALAYLTRWTGPVNESDDPYNDTSIYSDTSIPERKHVQEVIYLPDRDYETSHDDDFLKNAVMKYGAVYSSFAVNWTGFDDNALTYYYNETNYVGGHAVALVGWNDSYPKENFNIIPPGDGAFICKNSWNTSVGDEGYFYISYYEQTFNRDMDQIAVFVSAEEVDNYDNIYQYDPLGYTDSMGYENETINVSWAANIFTAGSNEYLNAVSFYTPDEMTDYELYIYINPDKGPINSSGYEYFTSGTFEYAGYHTLDLSETVILKPNQNFSVVINFTDPDYANLVAIEKQRPNYSSKATANPGEGYVSPNGTSWSDITESYENTSICIKAFTDEPHVAKIILDPVNDTIYAGETLQFNEEAFDQYNYPIDANVVWSCQNETVGTINATSGLFTAHITGNTTILASNCSVTNSTNITVLDRPVFSITVDEPQEGYNYSTGSIFLNVSANLEVNTWMYNVNSTGNHTFTPNITLTLPEGKHNVTVFANDTVGNVGSAMVNFTIDIPPLPSTPRKTSSSSSGGGGSGNTGEAFGNIALKEVKTIFTNKDSEIIYHFEEEDDKIEYIGFYSLKNSGRVSATIEVLNGKSTLVTENPPGMAYQHMNIWVGKAGFATETNIVDPVIGFRVSKSWIVENDIDETTITLCRNHDGKWTQLSTTILNEDMEYIYFEATTPGFSPFAIVGSAQQIEVTDPSSELADVTVRNSTVESNTETASESMSLPLLSNGILMTILGCAYLALRKRS; this is translated from the coding sequence ATGCGACCTGTTACAATAATTACACTGACAATATTAATATTTTGTATAGCTAATGTTGCACTTGCTATTCCTTCAGACGATAATTCACCTGCAATAAATGAAACTATAATTCCAGCACCAGAGTTGGCCCCCCTTAATCCGGCATTCATTGAGTATATGGAAAAACTGGAAGAAAACGAGGATAGGCAGGACTTCATAAAATCATCATCGCTAAGCACAGGCGAATCAATAAAAGAAAGATATCCTGTAAATGGCCTAATTCCATCCCCGGTTGACAATTCACATATATACAGGACCTATTCATCCGATGCAAATGATATTTTCTTTTTATCAGCATCTGAAGAAACCTTACCTTCATATTACGACCTTCGCAATGAGAGCAGGGTAACTCCTGTAAGGAATCAGGCAACATCAGGAAGCTGCTGGGCATTTGCTGCATATGCATCTCTAGAATCATGCATGATCCCCGATAGCGGATTTTATGACTTTTCCGAGAACCATCTTAAGAACATAATGTCAGAGAATTATTCAGAAGGATATGATCAGGACCCCAATATCGATGGTGGAAACTGCAATAAAGCCTTAGCATACCTGACCCGCTGGACCGGGCCGGTAAATGAATCCGATGACCCATATAACGACACATCAATTTATTCTGATACCAGCATCCCTGAAAGAAAACATGTTCAAGAGGTCATCTACCTTCCAGATAGGGATTATGAAACTTCACATGATGATGATTTTTTGAAAAATGCAGTCATGAAATATGGAGCAGTATACTCTTCTTTTGCTGTCAATTGGACTGGATTTGATGACAACGCTCTGACTTACTATTATAATGAGACTAATTATGTAGGAGGTCACGCTGTTGCCCTGGTGGGCTGGAACGATTCGTATCCAAAAGAAAATTTTAATATCATACCTCCTGGAGACGGTGCTTTTATCTGTAAGAACAGTTGGAACACCAGTGTTGGTGATGAAGGGTATTTCTATATCTCGTATTATGAACAAACATTTAATCGTGACATGGATCAGATAGCAGTCTTTGTCAGTGCGGAGGAGGTGGATAATTACGATAATATCTACCAGTACGACCCATTGGGATATACAGATAGCATGGGATATGAGAATGAAACTATCAATGTTTCATGGGCTGCAAACATTTTTACAGCAGGCTCCAACGAATATCTAAATGCAGTCAGTTTCTACACACCGGATGAGATGACGGACTATGAACTATACATATATATAAATCCGGATAAAGGACCCATCAACTCTTCCGGATATGAATATTTCACATCCGGTACCTTTGAGTATGCAGGATACCATACGCTCGATCTGAGTGAAACTGTTATACTCAAACCTAATCAGAATTTTTCCGTTGTGATCAATTTCACTGACCCGGATTATGCCAATCTTGTCGCAATAGAGAAACAACGACCAAACTACAGTAGCAAAGCAACAGCCAATCCCGGTGAAGGATATGTAAGTCCGAATGGCACCTCCTGGTCCGACATAACGGAATCATATGAAAATACAAGCATCTGCATCAAGGCATTTACTGATGAGCCGCATGTTGCAAAGATCATACTTGATCCGGTAAATGATACCATATATGCAGGAGAAACTTTGCAATTCAACGAGGAAGCATTCGACCAGTATAATTATCCAATTGATGCTAATGTTGTCTGGAGTTGTCAGAATGAGACTGTTGGTACCATTAATGCAACCTCAGGACTCTTTACCGCACACATTACGGGCAACACTACAATATTGGCAAGCAATTGTAGTGTAACAAATTCAACGAATATTACTGTCCTTGACAGACCTGTTTTCAGCATAACGGTAGATGAACCGCAGGAAGGTTACAATTACAGCACAGGTTCGATCTTCCTGAACGTGTCTGCAAATTTAGAAGTAAATACCTGGATGTACAACGTCAATTCCACAGGCAATCATACATTTACCCCAAACATTACACTAACTTTGCCAGAAGGTAAACATAATGTCACCGTGTTCGCCAACGATACAGTAGGCAATGTGGGATCAGCAATGGTTAATTTCACGATTGATATACCCCCACTCCCCAGTACTCCACGTAAAACCAGCTCATCTTCATCCGGCGGAGGAGGTTCAGGCAACACCGGTGAAGCCTTCGGGAATATTGCACTGAAAGAAGTGAAGACCATATTTACCAATAAAGATTCAGAGATTATCTATCACTTCGAAGAGGAAGATGACAAGATCGAGTACATTGGATTCTATTCATTGAAGAACTCAGGAAGAGTATCAGCAACTATCGAAGTCCTTAACGGAAAATCAACACTTGTTACCGAAAATCCACCAGGCATGGCCTATCAGCACATGAATATTTGGGTTGGGAAAGCAGGTTTTGCAACAGAGACCAATATTGTGGACCCGGTCATTGGGTTCAGGGTCAGCAAGTCATGGATCGTTGAAAATGATATTGATGAAACAACAATAACATTATGCAGGAATCATGATGGAAAATGGACACAGCTTTCTACCACGATACTCAACGAAGATATGGAATATATCTACTTTGAAGCCACAACCCCCGGATTTTCACCTTTTGCCATTGTTGGTTCTGCACAACAAATAGAAGTT
- the pylC gene encoding 3-methylornithine--L-lysine ligase PylC, producing the protein MTTICLIGGKLQGFEVNYLARKAGMDVVLIDRNEKPLIRNVVDEFYCFDIIQEPERFIDISRDVDAIIPVNENLNTLNFIRDISSKLDCPVLFDFDAYHISMDKNRSKEYFVSIGIPTPDDKPSQPPYFVKPPCESSSIGTKIIYDDSELEGIEPSMIIEEYLEGDVVSLEIIGDGKHFAVVKETKVHIDDTYDCHMITPIDHDPEFRQISYQLAANLNLKGIMDVEAIASDRGLKVLEIDARFPSQTPTAVYHSSGINLVEMLMQAFTDGVTEIEKAPEKGYCIFEHLLLKDGELIPVGEHVLSMGNSYDLFHEENGLEIFRSEGKDTVFTLISKGIDEDEVKITRSRGIAYIGQHYGL; encoded by the coding sequence ATGACGACGATCTGTTTAATAGGAGGCAAGCTACAGGGATTCGAAGTGAACTACCTTGCCAGGAAAGCGGGGATGGACGTTGTTCTGATAGACCGGAACGAGAAGCCACTTATCCGCAATGTTGTTGACGAATTCTACTGTTTTGACATAATTCAGGAACCGGAAAGGTTTATCGACATCTCAAGGGATGTCGATGCCATAATACCGGTAAATGAGAACCTTAATACCCTGAACTTCATAAGGGATATCAGCAGCAAGCTGGATTGTCCCGTTCTTTTTGATTTTGATGCATACCACATCAGTATGGACAAGAACAGGTCCAAGGAATATTTTGTATCCATCGGGATACCAACTCCGGATGACAAACCATCCCAACCACCATATTTTGTAAAACCTCCCTGTGAAAGCAGCAGCATTGGAACCAAGATAATCTACGACGATAGTGAACTTGAAGGGATCGAACCTTCCATGATTATCGAGGAATACCTGGAAGGCGATGTTGTATCACTGGAGATAATCGGTGATGGCAAGCATTTTGCAGTGGTGAAGGAAACAAAGGTACATATCGATGATACCTACGATTGTCATATGATTACGCCTATCGACCACGACCCTGAATTCAGGCAGATATCATACCAGCTTGCTGCCAACCTCAACCTGAAAGGTATCATGGATGTAGAGGCAATAGCTTCCGACAGGGGACTTAAAGTTCTCGAGATCGATGCCCGTTTCCCAAGCCAGACACCAACGGCCGTATACCATTCAAGTGGCATCAACCTTGTAGAGATGCTGATGCAGGCTTTTACTGATGGTGTAACTGAGATAGAAAAGGCACCTGAAAAAGGATACTGCATCTTTGAGCACTTATTACTGAAAGATGGGGAACTTATACCCGTTGGAGAACACGTCCTGTCCATGGGAAACAGCTATGACCTGTTCCATGAGGAGAACGGACTTGAAATATTCAGATCTGAAGGAAAGGATACTGTATTCACACTCATCTCAAAAGGCATTGATGAAGATGAAGTGAAAATTACACGCAGCAGAGGAATTGCATATATCGGACAACATTATGGATTGTAA
- a CDS encoding DUF1847 domain-containing protein, which yields MKCASCDTRRCRQGKDCTPREVQPEYASEDLEMMKAASKIEANFYMEKTRLEELVLFAKEMGYRKLGVAFCVGLENEARTFCKILEKDFIVESVCCKICGVDKEEYGLDKIRDGRETTCNPIAQAMMLNRAGTELNIIVGLCMGHDILFNKHSEAPVTTFIVKDRVLTHNPAGALYSGYYLKKRFGLEKM from the coding sequence ATGAAATGTGCGTCCTGTGATACAAGAAGATGCAGACAGGGAAAAGATTGCACTCCAAGAGAAGTACAACCAGAATATGCTTCAGAAGACCTTGAGATGATGAAGGCAGCTTCAAAGATAGAGGCGAACTTCTACATGGAGAAAACAAGGCTTGAAGAGCTGGTCCTTTTTGCAAAAGAGATGGGATATCGTAAGCTTGGAGTCGCTTTTTGCGTGGGCCTTGAGAACGAGGCCAGGACCTTTTGTAAGATACTTGAAAAGGACTTCATTGTTGAATCCGTCTGCTGCAAGATATGTGGTGTAGACAAGGAAGAATACGGACTGGACAAGATCAGAGACGGCAGGGAAACTACCTGCAACCCCATTGCACAGGCAATGATGCTCAACCGCGCAGGTACCGAACTTAATATCATCGTAGGACTCTGCATGGGTCATGATATATTGTTCAACAAGCATTCTGAAGCACCTGTTACTACATTCATTGTAAAGGACCGGGTACTCACACATAATCCTGCAGGAGCACTTTATTCCGGATATTACCTGAAGAAACGTTTCGGCTTGGAGAAAATGTGA
- a CDS encoding MBL fold metallo-hydrolase, translating into MEITIVYDNEAKTGLKKGWGFSSYIETEDRKILFDTGWNGCALRNNLSVLSIPIEDIDILVLSHQHWDHIGGVPEILDANPDLEIYAPASFSEKLKNEMSAHSTLHEVTEKCRICNNVFSTGELGNNPKEQSLMLKTATGIYVITGCAHPGLEAIIGAAENEGNVSGIIGGLHDSQEYDLLEGLEFIGAGHCTSNIDTIRTKFPNAFVPIPAGSRFKL; encoded by the coding sequence ATGGAAATTACCATCGTCTATGACAATGAAGCAAAGACTGGCCTCAAAAAGGGCTGGGGATTTTCCAGTTATATCGAAACCGAAGACCGGAAAATACTGTTCGACACCGGATGGAACGGTTGTGCTTTAAGGAACAATCTTTCAGTACTTAGCATCCCGATCGAGGATATCGACATCCTTGTACTTTCCCACCAGCACTGGGACCATATCGGAGGTGTTCCGGAAATACTGGATGCTAACCCTGACCTCGAAATTTATGCTCCTGCATCATTTTCAGAGAAACTTAAAAATGAGATGTCAGCTCATTCAACTTTGCACGAGGTCACCGAAAAATGCAGGATATGCAACAACGTCTTTTCTACAGGTGAACTCGGAAATAACCCGAAGGAGCAGTCACTTATGCTCAAAACGGCCACCGGAATATATGTAATCACAGGCTGTGCACATCCGGGACTAGAGGCCATTATAGGAGCAGCAGAAAACGAGGGTAATGTCAGTGGCATCATAGGGGGATTGCATGATAGCCAGGAATACGATCTGCTGGAAGGACTTGAGTTCATAGGTGCAGGACACTGCACATCGAATATTGATACCATCAGAACAAAATTTCCGAATGCTTTTGTGCCTATTCCAGCAGGGTCCCGTTTCAAGCTCTGA
- a CDS encoding ATP-binding protein, translating into MKQLVIISGKGGTGKTTITAAIASMTENAIIADCDVDAPNLHLILEPEIIDTSDFYGMEIAQIDSEKCTGCNICIENCNFDAIHTDHSINSCKCEGCGVCEYVCPENAIKMINNPSGSVFNSMTRYGPMVHAELMIGEEASGKLVTAVKEHAASLANENEAELIICDGPPGTGCPVIAAITGADLALIVTEPSLSGIHDLERIIQVTDHFRIPAIVCINKYNINEGNTKQIESSCEENGIMVAGKLPYDTVPNKAMIGKKTIIEYEDNEFSEKLRNIWRKVRSKLCEDQ; encoded by the coding sequence ATGAAGCAACTTGTGATCATCAGCGGTAAAGGAGGAACAGGGAAGACCACTATCACCGCTGCAATTGCATCAATGACAGAGAATGCCATAATTGCTGACTGTGATGTTGATGCCCCGAACCTGCATCTGATCCTGGAGCCTGAGATAATCGATACCTCCGACTTCTACGGAATGGAAATCGCACAGATCGATTCTGAAAAGTGTACCGGATGCAATATATGTATCGAGAATTGCAATTTTGATGCTATCCATACAGACCATTCCATAAACAGTTGCAAATGCGAAGGTTGCGGGGTCTGTGAATATGTTTGCCCTGAAAATGCTATCAAGATGATAAATAACCCTTCCGGAAGTGTTTTTAATTCCATGACCAGATATGGTCCAATGGTACATGCAGAGCTCATGATCGGGGAAGAAGCAAGCGGAAAATTGGTAACTGCAGTAAAAGAACATGCAGCATCACTTGCCAATGAGAATGAAGCCGAGCTTATAATATGTGATGGACCCCCCGGAACCGGATGCCCCGTAATAGCAGCCATTACAGGTGCAGACCTTGCCCTTATTGTCACAGAACCGAGCTTATCCGGAATACACGATCTGGAAAGGATCATACAGGTAACTGACCACTTCAGGATACCGGCAATCGTCTGTATTAATAAATATAACATCAATGAAGGGAACACAAAGCAGATCGAAAGTTCCTGCGAGGAAAATGGCATAATGGTAGCAGGAAAGCTTCCATATGATACAGTTCCGAACAAAGCGATGATCGGCAAAAAGACCATCATTGAATATGAAGACAATGAGTTCTCAGAAAAACTCCGGAACATCTGGAGAAAGGTAAGGTCAAAGCTCTGTGAAGATCAATGA
- the mtbA gene encoding methylcobamide:CoM methyltransferase MtbA yields the protein MSEYTQKERLIRVLNGEKVDRMPAICVTQTGTVDQMKAVNIFWPEANYDAVQLAGLAEAGHTVVGFEAVRVPFDITAEAEFFGCGIKDGTDVQQPSVISHVVNSLDDLKQFEGYDVTDTSKRISIVLEAIKILADKYGEEVPIIGSMIGPFSLAQHITGDSWFMDIMTKEEYGLEIMEFATEFSIKYALAQVDSGASVFSIIDPTASYQLIGADFYAKFVVPFHQKLIDALKERGVPAVLHICGDTTEGLALMETCGVAAISVDQNVNAATAVSKVEKALIVGNLDPVNCLWNTDVANVKAESERVLKELDGKGLLAPGCGIVSQTPTENLQAMIEVAKTWTY from the coding sequence ATGTCCGAATACACACAGAAGGAAAGATTAATTCGCGTACTGAATGGAGAGAAAGTTGACAGGATGCCAGCTATCTGTGTCACACAGACCGGAACAGTAGACCAGATGAAAGCAGTAAACATCTTCTGGCCAGAAGCAAACTATGATGCTGTACAGCTTGCAGGACTCGCAGAAGCAGGTCACACAGTTGTCGGTTTCGAAGCAGTCCGTGTACCATTCGACATCACCGCAGAAGCAGAGTTCTTCGGCTGTGGAATCAAAGACGGTACAGACGTACAGCAGCCATCCGTCATCAGCCACGTTGTAAACAGCCTCGATGACCTCAAGCAGTTCGAAGGATACGACGTCACAGACACAAGCAAGAGAATCTCCATCGTCCTCGAAGCAATCAAGATCCTCGCTGACAAATATGGAGAAGAAGTCCCAATCATCGGAAGTATGATCGGTCCTTTCTCCCTCGCACAGCACATCACCGGTGACTCCTGGTTCATGGACATCATGACAAAGGAAGAATACGGTCTTGAGATCATGGAATTCGCAACCGAATTCTCAATCAAATACGCACTCGCACAGGTCGACAGTGGCGCAAGCGTATTCTCCATCATTGACCCAACCGCAAGCTACCAGCTTATCGGTGCAGACTTCTACGCAAAGTTCGTAGTACCATTCCACCAGAAGCTCATTGACGCACTCAAAGAGCGTGGTGTACCAGCTGTACTCCACATCTGTGGTGACACAACCGAAGGTCTTGCACTCATGGAAACCTGTGGTGTAGCAGCAATCAGTGTTGACCAGAACGTTAACGCAGCAACAGCAGTCAGCAAGGTAGAGAAAGCACTCATCGTAGGTAACCTCGACCCAGTCAACTGCCTCTGGAACACAGACGTCGCAAACGTCAAAGCAGAGTCCGAGAGAGTACTCAAGGAACTCGATGGCAAGGGACTTCTCGCACCTGGCTGTGGTATCGTAAGCCAGACCCCAACCGAGAACCTCCAGGCAATGATCGAAGTAGCAAAGACTTGGACATACTAA
- a CDS encoding NifB/NifX family molybdenum-iron cluster-binding protein: protein MKIAIPSTEKGGLDDDIELHFGKAATYTIYDSETEEVEIIENTSVHVGGKGLPHELLVKNGVDIVLCSGVGQKIVDLLNKNDIDIFVGADGTVQEAINSWKAGDLYRPKSINLSKDRGFGLTQHSL from the coding sequence ATGAAAATTGCTATACCCAGCACGGAAAAAGGCGGATTGGATGATGACATCGAACTCCATTTCGGAAAGGCTGCAACATATACGATCTACGACAGCGAAACAGAAGAAGTTGAGATCATTGAGAACACGAGTGTCCACGTGGGCGGGAAGGGGCTTCCACATGAACTGCTGGTCAAGAATGGAGTTGATATCGTCCTGTGTTCCGGGGTCGGTCAGAAGATCGTTGACCTGCTGAACAAGAATGACATTGATATTTTCGTGGGTGCTGATGGTACGGTACAAGAAGCCATTAATTCCTGGAAAGCAGGGGATCTCTACCGACCAAAGAGCATAAACCTGAGCAAGGATCGCGGATTCGGGCTGACACAGCATAGCCTTTGA
- a CDS encoding ATP-binding protein — protein sequence MKIAIASGKGGTGKTTVAVNLALSLQDAQLIDCDVEEPNCNLFLNRELDQLTEVSSMIPEIVEENCTYCKKCSDFCRFNAIATIPNKILTFPTLCHSCGGCIMVCPEGAIQEHEIVTGIIRKTSGDDKKSPELYEGLLDIGQTMASPVISELKKNIDPGKTSIIDAPPGTACPVLTTLEDVDYCILVTEPTPFGLHDLKLAVEVVRTLEIPHGIIINRSGSGDNSVEEFCMNENVEILMKIPHDTKIAQLYSEGIPFVQEMGHWKEKFIQLYSSIQDRYSREIET from the coding sequence ATGAAGATCGCCATAGCAAGCGGAAAAGGCGGTACCGGTAAAACTACCGTAGCTGTGAACCTTGCCCTTTCGCTTCAGGACGCTCAGTTAATAGACTGTGACGTTGAAGAACCAAACTGCAACCTGTTCCTCAATAGGGAACTGGATCAGCTCACAGAAGTATCATCCATGATCCCCGAAATTGTGGAAGAGAACTGCACATATTGTAAGAAATGTTCTGACTTCTGTCGTTTCAACGCGATCGCAACCATCCCGAACAAGATCCTGACTTTCCCGACATTATGCCACAGCTGCGGAGGATGCATTATGGTCTGTCCTGAAGGAGCCATACAGGAACATGAGATAGTCACAGGGATCATCAGAAAAACTTCCGGAGATGATAAAAAAAGCCCTGAACTCTACGAAGGTTTACTGGACATCGGACAAACTATGGCATCACCTGTGATCAGTGAGCTTAAGAAGAACATCGATCCTGGGAAGACATCTATCATTGATGCACCGCCAGGAACCGCATGTCCGGTCCTGACAACACTTGAGGATGTTGACTACTGCATCCTTGTTACAGAACCCACTCCTTTTGGATTGCATGACCTGAAGCTGGCAGTGGAAGTAGTTCGAACACTTGAGATCCCACATGGGATAATCATCAACAGAAGTGGTAGTGGTGATAATAGTGTTGAAGAATTTTGCATGAACGAAAATGTAGAGATACTGATGAAGATACCCCATGACACAAAGATAGCGCAATTGTATTCGGAAGGGATACCATTTGTGCAGGAAATGGGACATTGGAAAGAGAAGTTCATACAACTCTACAGCTCGATACAGGACAGATATAGCAGGGAGATAGAAACATGA